The nucleotide window CATTAATTATTCCTTTTCCATCCACTTGAATTTGTTTGTTATATTCAGTTCTAACTTTCAAGAGTTTCATTAATATCTCTAAACATTGATCTTATGCCTAATATATGATTAGAACATtcattatccaaaaatcaaatatcatttgagatatcattaacctgagtaaaaaataatttattattttcttcattttccttgCTTGCTTTACTCTTTTCTAACAATTTGCCTCCATGTGACCAAACCTTTtataatagtgacattgaattctacttttataatttttttattataatatgattGCTTTTATTCATCAAGCCCATCTAAgtgtcatcttcctcttcctcttctatttCCTCTATCACAATATCCTCTtttgccacgtcctcttcctattgattttttatcttcttttgaagtagaagacctgAAATatattttcttcacttttttaagTAACATATTTaaacttgcttcatgtgcttacgaggaacccattagttcatctaaaaaaaatgtAGATAAATATTTTGACTTCTCAAGTGCGGCAACAAcatatcaaatttcggagttaaacttcacaaaaaattttacaataattatatgatcatgaagatattcatcataaaatttcatttgactaacgatttcaatcactcgagaaagaaaattttGTACTGATTCATTGCTTTTaatgaataaaatttcaaactcacgacgaagggtttgaagttttaccgtaataacCCTTGATAAGtcttgaaatttattttgaatcaactaagcttgctttgaggttgacgCCATTGCAACTCTTGAGAAGATTATCTCATTGAAAGCTATAATACCTAGTTCAAACTgaaacttagctctgataccacaaaatattggagatggaggagcaaggaaacgaTAAAAGCATAATACTGCGATGTAATTAAAAAGAATCATTTCGATTAAAAAaatcgatgtagtatttaaacaagaggtaagacatagaacacttacaagatattccctAAGTACACATACCTCTCTTGCTTCGTAAACTATGATAATATTTATAGAACCTAATAGTAACTACCTCACTTCatcatgtcacccatgattgagttaAGTATAGGAATTATCCTATAATTACTACATCATGAGTCACTAATTATATAACTACTTAAAACTTGAGAATTACCTAGATAATTACTGTGAATTCTCAATAGAGTACAGTACACCAAAAATGTCAAGTCAGCAGCAATCGCTCATTTGCCCTTCACCATTCGCATATGGTTATAATTAAGCGCTGCAACAGGAAGAAGCCTATCAACTGTGTTTGTTGAAGAATGCGATGAGGCCGTCGTAGACGAGCTGCTTGGCATTCACCGCCATCACGAAGTCCATATGTGCGTACTCCTTCACCAGCTGAGACACGAGCTTGTCGGCGTCATGGTTGCTGAGATCGTTCAACAGCAGCTGCACGTCCTTCACGTCCGACAGCATGTCCCCGCCGCCGTAGCTGAGCAGCAGCGGCAGGTCGTGTGTAATGTTGGACATGTGGTATTCGGGTGGGCTGCTCTTCCCATACGCAGCCATGTTGGCCATACTGCTCTCGTAGTCGTACTTTGCTATCACTCCACGTCTGAATGCTGTTAGTACTCAAAGAAAGGTATACATACTCCCTTGTGAGAAAGAACCCTAAGTAgctaaattacatgatattttagatttgtaTCAGACTGACTGACTCTGTGAAAAATGGACGAGTGTCCTCACAGATGTAGGCTCGAGTTCATACTTCAAGAAGATGTCAACAGTGGAGTAATTAAGGCAGCAGTTTGGCCCTACATCCAAAACGAGTGTGTGTGCAGAATAAGGAAGGAAAAGTCAATACACAGGTAAATTAATTGAAGActacaataaatatatatatatatatatatatatatatatatctatatatatatatatatatatgattaaagtcAAATCAAACTTATGTTGCGGAATATTATCACCGGAATAATTTGTCCGTACCTGTGAGTGATGCCATAAAGTCGTAGCAGTTCACCTCCGGCATAGCGCAGACGGACTCCAAAAACTGGGTTCCAACTGGCCTGTTTATCCATTAGGAACGCACTTGAATTAGAAGAGCTTTTACGATAACATCACTCAATATATGGTCGGTCATGTTGATAAGGCCTCTGATGATTTTGTCAGCACATTTCTTCTGACAACAAGAGGGATATGTCAGTTTACGTACCCTTTAGGATGAAATTCTGCCACTCCAAGCGCTCCCAACATCTGCAAGAAAAAGCAAGAAAGCTATGACACAGCACTGGACGTAGGTAAATTAGAAGAAGATAATGATCTAGCTCCCTTGATGAGAAAAATCAGTGCTGTGAAATGGTAGAGTGTTGTGAACTCGTTCTTACTTCTCCTGAGAATGCGCTGGCTGCAGCTGCTCCGATTGGAGTTGCCATGTAAGTCAGATAGGCCACCGGACTCAAAAGGGCAGCTGACTTGATCATGTTCACCAGCTTCCCTTCAGAGAATGCTGATAGAGCTGTCAGAGTTCCCTGTAGCATCCAACGCCACACAGTTATAAAAATGTTGTTGTAGTAGCAGTGGTAGTAGTAGAACATGAACATACAAGGATGATATGTTTGGCATTAAAGTAATTCAAAGAAAGGTCTCCTACCATGGAGTGACCAACGTAGTGCAGCTTCTGCCCAGTTTTCTGGAATACAAAGCCCACAGTAGCAGGCAAATCATAGCTGGCCAACTCATCCCATGACCACGCCCAATAAGCCTGCGAGACAACAAAAGGTTGATGCTAATTATACCAACGACCTGCTCAGGACTTCATAAGCAGCAATGTAGAGAAGATGACTAACCGGGTTTGATGCATCGAGAGACTCATGGCGACGGCTCCACCTGGTGCCCCTGCCGTGTGTAATCCATACATCGAATCCGTTGTCTGCAAGTACGAAAGCCAGTGATTGTTGAGGTGGATTCAGTAGCCACGTCAACCCGTCCTGCCATCGCCCATCAAtcgtcaatcatcatatcatcataagaGGAATGACGAAGAAGACAGCGTactgtgcatgcatgcatggcaacACATGCAGATTGCTCAAGGAAACGTACCATGAGGAGTCCATGTTGCAGCAGCACGGGCTGCCTCTTCCCCGGGctgccgcctcctcttccttgtgGGATCCTGTGCATGGTCAGTATGTACCCATCTTGCGTCTTCACCTGCAAGGGACGCAGCAAGCTTCAACCACTCATGCCATGCCCGCATCAATCATCAATCCATCCACATTTATCTGCACTCGGCTACCTCATATTCTTGGCACTCGTAACCCTGAGGGCTCACGACGGCGGTGCACACCCCATCATTTCTAGCTTCGAGGCTTTGCAGCAGCTGCCGGTGTCCGCGAGCTCCGGCCAGCTCGCATTGGAAGCCCATGGAGAGGACGAAGGTGATGACGAGAAGCCAGCTGTGGAATGCCATGTTGGAGGTAAGCGAAGGATGATATCGCCTCCTTCACAAGGATTGGCCTTCTTATAGGGAGGAGGATGAGACCTCGTTCATGGCCTTCTAAaagggtggaggagaaggaaggaaATGGAGAGGATGATCTGTTTAAGGCAGTTGAAGGGTGGTGATACGTGATTCTCGCTACGTGTTAACAGCTCTCAAAATGCTAGTTTTTTATTGATTAAAGAgcatctatttatttttttaaataataaaaaaattatcgtaTCCTAATAAATGTTTTCACCgatatctatttattttaatctttttattttatctaattataactatttgaattaatcttttcaTACCCCCTTAATTTAAAATAGTTATAACTTGAAGTtgtaataaaagaaataaaattattcctttaccaaagcttttataaagatatcgacaAGTTGATCTTTCATACTATAGCAGTCCATTTAAATTTCTCTTTTATTAATCAATTCAcgaatgaaatgatatcaaacttcGATATGTTTGGTAAACTTATGAAAAACCGTCATTACAATAGTAAACTTGTTATCGCAATAACTTTTAGTTGATCCATCTTATTTTTCTTGGAGATCTAATAGAATTTTTTAAAGTCAAATTGTTTGACATGTTATGCTTATAGAcgtaatatatttcatcatagagCTTGAGAGAgcaatatattctttttttttttgttctccgtGAAATCACACCTAAGCTAAGATTGAGCATAAAtctttaagtattttttttatcatgtgcATAACTAGCCCAATCAATATCAGTATAAGAAtacaatttaaaatattttacctgCTCATAACAGATGTCATAATGTATCTAAAAACTTTTTTTGTTAGTTTTAGGAACTCAttgatgcttgatgattttttacttCATTTATCATAATcagtgttttccttttttttttcttgaatcctTGTTAAAACCTACCTTAATAAAGAtaggtatgtatatatgtatatatatatatatacacacacatatatatatatatatatatatgtacacatacatatatatacatatatatatacatatatatatatatatatatacacatacatatatacatatatatatatatacatatatacatatatacacatacatatatacatatatacacatacatatatacatatatatatacatatatacatatatatatacatatatacatatatacatatatacatatatataattgatttgttttctttattGTTCTTTTGTTATCATCCTCTTTCCCTATAAATTTCATCAAATGTGAttctctccttttctttttttttaatgtgtagATCCATGTAGTACAACATGGAAAAACAATCTATATGGAGATATCCTAACGACGAAGGCGTAATGTAATAGATAAAAGGTGGAATTCGAATCGTATAAATGCCAATACATATGTAATGTTTGAATATAAGGaataaattgaaaagaaaaacacCAACAACATTACCCTATTTAAGATTTGTGTGGGAATATTAGGCTCTCCATCCTCTCCCACACAATGTTTATTCACAAGATTTGTTGAGTAAGATTCTCATATGATATTCACAGGATTTGTTGAGTAAGATTCTCTCTCATATGATATGCTTTTGATAAatcaatataatttaatatatattttattaggataatttatcaaaaaactCTAACACTGAGATTTTACCATATAGTGCCCCTATATTTGATTTTTATCGATTGGTATcctttttttaaaatatcataaatattcttGAAATCGAGTTGTCCCATTTGATAAAACGAGATATGACCAATCCAAGAGCTAGATCGGTCCAATTAGGTTTGTGATCCGGGTCAAATCTTATGAAGTTGATTAGATCATATTTGAATCCAAAGGGTTACATGAGGGTTACACTGAACGAGTGTAACCCTAGTGTAGGTGGCAATAGCCAgcactcctctcctctcttcttttatttgatgacgaATGACAATGATATTCTCCTCTTTCCGATGATGATATCCTCTTGTCTTCGACATTGGCTTCTCTATAACATCTTCATGATGGCATCACTAAGAGATGATAATCTCATCTCCTCTTCagttatgaatgatagtattttatcaatggttgcatcacatcACCGAGCATAAAAGTAAGctttatatttaagaaaaaaaaatatttttatagtatCTTATATATTGCAACAACCATAAGATTTTTTCAATTATATGGAGAATATTCGATATAAATTTTGAATGAATTGTTCATTTGTGTTATTAATTGAAGAATGCAATAGGTGATGAGAATATTATAATAACGTAGGTTCCAGAAGTTATGTAAATTTTACTAATTACTAATCATGATTTGTTacattgcttgctaaatttttaatTACCTTACTTCACACTATAACCTTAGCTTGGCTTGTGTTCTTCCAAACATTTTTTGTGCTAATGTAAATGTTTAACTGTGTGGTTTGTCATCAAAAGTTAAAAGTGTTTCACCCTTCAATGAGTAGATATGGTGGATATCAGCTTTAATTTGTTATATTTCCTTGTAGTTTTTCTAGTGCTGATTAGAATGGTGTTGGCATATGTTCTTCCAAGCATGTTTATCTCACGCTAACTATAATACCTCTGCGATTTGGAATTGGAAGGTATTGTTTGTTCTTTTATATGTTACAAAATTCTCTTGCCAATCTTGTAACGCAAATACACATGTTTCATAAAGTActttgatgattgaaaattagtcATTGATGTGATTTATTGATGAAATAATCCTTAAGAAATATTTATATTGttcttattattatctaataatttatgttataatttgttcttccttaaacTTTGGATATAATGTCACATATTCATAACATTTAATTCTGTATATAAATAGAATGATGTCATTGTGTCGATGCTTTCAAACTTAAGGGTGAGAAAGTTGATCGAGTGGCTACTATAAGTAATATATATCATAACTTAAATGATTTATATTAATCATCAGGCGTGTGAACGATACATGCAGTGcgaggaaaagagagagagagagggagggaggaggacgtCATACTAAGCAGGTCGGAGCAGGTGACCGGGGAAAGCTTGCACGCGGCAGGCATTCGAGAGATGAAGTTGAGCGTGTCGTAGAGGCAGACTCGATCGACGCCCTTCATAGCAGTGCAGCATTCGTCACTCGGCGCGCCATGGGAACCAGGAACGGCGTAGGAAGCGCACGTTGCGAGTCCGACAAGTGCCGCGGAGCAGTTCTGCGCAGGCTGAGACCGTGTTGAGGCCGCGCAAGCATGAGGACCACAAGCAAGAGCACAGTGGCGGCTAACCCCAAGACTGGCTTGCTCACTGCCATTGCAGTTTGTTCATGAACTGTCACACCAGTTTGGGCTCTCGACTGAGATATATATAGAAGTTCGTGGAGTGTTGCATCGCGTGATTCACCTGTCTATGATCATTGCAGAAGTTCGATTCGATGAAAGTGTCTCTGATACTAGCCAACCTCAGGCAGGAGTGTGATGCAGGTCTCCATCTTAGCATACCTAAGAATGCCGATTTTTTTATCAGTATGAGTTCTCGCTGCCCTTAGAAATTAaggagaaaatgaaaaaaaaaatattagaagaaATTAGGAGTATTCCGATGATCTATAGTCCTTTAAATTAATCCAAAATTAcctatttatattaataaaaaaataatgtataaattttttaaacaataaaaaaatatatcatatcctaAGAAATCTTCTCACtctcatctatttattttaatcttttatttttatttaatttcaattatttaaattaatcttatcacatctccttaattcaaaatagttgtaacttgaagttgtcttcgaaaaaattaaaattttctttcgcCAAAAATTTTGTAAAGGTATTGATTTTCGATGTTATAGTAGTTCATTTGTATTTCTTCTTTATCAACCAGTTCACAAATGAAATGATGTTGAACTTTGATGTGTTTAATGCGCTTATGGAAAATAGGATTTTTTGTCATTGCAATAATACACTTGTTGTTGTAATAGATTTTAGttagtttattttatttttcttagagaTCTACTAAAATTCTTTGAAGCCAAATTATTTGGCATGTTGTACTTGTAGCCACAATATATTGCATCTCAAAGCTTGAGAAAGCAACACATTCTTTTTATACTTGATCACCATGTTGTATTGTTATAGATATGACATCCACTTCATATATCGTATTTACTATAATTTGGATTGTATATAAAGGTATTGAAGTGGTGTCGATGGTCGCCTCTCTCCCTGAGAGATACACGCACCAATATTTGATTGTGTGATGTAGCATGAGTAATTATTTGTCATAAATAAGATAattcttttgagattcttgaaacattttagaGTGATACACCATGGATCGATCATCTTACATCTAAATAATCCCCACTATGTCTTCGGACGCATCCACCACCAACTCAAATGGATGTTATAAATGTCTTTGTTAGACAAATTGTATGGTTTAGTGATATAAGAAGATCGTGAGAGCCCTAAGAATACTTTACGAGAAACAAAATAGAGAGAGTCAACTCATCTCATTTTGGCAATTGATGAATTCCCAAGCAAAACTCAAATGGGAAAAGATCCTCATAGCACCCCAAATAAGTGAGACATTACAGTATGTTAATGATTGTTTCTTACTTTAGTAGTTGTTAGTTTGTTCTTACTCTTCCCATTGCCAAAGATGATTTGTGAAGAGATCTTGATGCGTGAAATGCAACATTAACGATCGATAGTTCGCGTCGATGAAAATAAACGACATCTTCATGagattattttctttcttaagttgtATTTCGACAATTTAAGATCTAttattatcatatatgatatcctaTCAATTATTGTTAAAGGTTAATCACGCTAAACATGAGTTGCATAATGTATTTATCAGGCAACTTTACAGGTATTAACGTGATCACTCATTTTTTTGCTTGATCAACTTTGTTCCAAGTTCTAATACGCATCAGATGTGTCATTGTTAATCATCCTTTTGAAAGTTAAAACCAAGCATGGGATGTTGACCGGTTAAATATGGAAAACCTCTTTGATGACATGCTGAAGGAACATAATAATACGTGAGACGCTGAGGGTTCTGCAATAGGCAGACAAGGTAGATCTCCTCGGACCTGGAAATATCATTTATTTACGCTGTGGTTATACTCATGCCTAATGTTCACCCAGCACCGTTGTCCTCATGCTGCTTCTGTTATGACATTGGGTGTGATACCACTTGAAGCTGACACGGTCCAAAAGGGACATAATTTGGATGCTGATTCGATTGGTTCGACGTATGATTTAT belongs to Musa acuminata AAA Group cultivar baxijiao chromosome BXJ3-5, Cavendish_Baxijiao_AAA, whole genome shotgun sequence and includes:
- the LOC135638405 gene encoding triacylglycerol lipase 2-like, yielding MAFHSWLLVITFVLSMGFQCELAGARGHRQLLQSLEARNDGVCTAVVSPQGYECQEYEVKTQDGYILTMHRIPQGRGGGSPGKRQPVLLQHGLLMDGLTWLLNPPQQSLAFVLADNGFDVWITHGRGTRWSRRHESLDASNPAYWAWSWDELASYDLPATVGFVFQKTGQKLHYVGHSMGTLTALSAFSEGKLVNMIKSAALLSPVAYLTYMATPIGAAAASAFSGEVRTTLGVAEFHPKGPVGTQFLESVCAMPEVNCYDFMASLTGPNCCLNYSTVDIFLKYELEPTSVRTLVHFSQTFRRGVIAKYDYESSMANMAAYGKSSPPEYHMSNITHDLPLLLSYGGGDMLSDVKDVQLLLNDLSNHDADKLVSQLVKEYAHMDFVMAVNAKQLVYDGLIAFFNKHS